The following are encoded in a window of bacterium genomic DNA:
- a CDS encoding CsgG/HfaB family protein gives MKMVRLLAALCLVGLVLGLAAPLSQAQAPRRTIVVVDFGDRVGGWSSTREVVTTRVISKLRDDQVLRVLPRDRVREALQAAKVETVGFIDWEEAQKVAKSLEADYVIMGEVTAFDQQHQGGCLPIVGCAYTITAAVTLRGKVLNVATGQFVGEPKAEVKKQQSSVSIWVGPWWGSISVDNFDGQLIGKVTLEAVDKFITEAKPQLK, from the coding sequence ATGAAGATGGTCCGGTTGCTGGCAGCGCTATGTTTGGTCGGTCTCGTTCTGGGACTGGCGGCCCCACTAAGTCAGGCACAGGCGCCCCGGAGAACCATTGTGGTGGTGGACTTCGGTGACCGAGTTGGAGGTTGGTCGAGCACCCGAGAGGTCGTCACTACCCGGGTAATCTCCAAACTCCGTGACGATCAGGTGCTTCGAGTGCTTCCTCGTGATCGGGTCCGGGAGGCGTTGCAGGCGGCCAAGGTGGAGACGGTGGGATTCATCGACTGGGAAGAGGCGCAGAAGGTGGCAAAGAGCCTTGAGGCCGACTATGTGATCATGGGGGAAGTGACGGCCTTTGATCAGCAACACCAGGGCGGCTGCCTTCCGATTGTCGGCTGCGCTTACACGATCACCGCGGCTGTCACCCTACGGGGCAAGGTGCTGAACGTGGCTACGGGGCAGTTCGTGGGCGAGCCCAAGGCCGAGGTGAAGAAGCAGCAGTCCAGCGTGTCGATTTGGGTCGGGCCGTGGTGGGGATCCATCAGCGTGGATAACTTCGACGGGCAGTTGATCGGCAAGGTCACTCTTGAGGCTGTAGACAAGTTCATCACCGAGGCAAAGCCACAGCTGAAGTAG
- a CDS encoding iron ABC transporter permease produces the protein MDRERPVALAAVRAARWAGRRFVSPQSLLAALLLVVLAYLVVAPLFAVVTTSLTWQSGDTRFAGPDIEVGRFTLFHWQRVLNSELTRNLIVLPMMRTLTVALGVMVIVTVVGGALAWLVVRTDVAFKGAIATLAVLPYVLPSWTIALAWLTLFRNQGVGAPRGFLEYALGWQAPEWLVYGGVPIVIALGIHYFPFGYLFLSGALKNLNTELEESADVLGLSRWQTLTRITFPIVMPAILSVLLLAFARSIGTFGTPAILGLPARYYVVATQIYSLNLTGRASQAYVVALALMAIAAVGLYINFKVLGTRKSFDLVSGKGGRSRIVSLGRWRIPTGAAVLLFLIAVALFPLLLLFWSSLMANQGDYSLGNLSLRHWIGAGTPGINDGEPGVLRNPLNLTAMWNSIRLGLLGGVVCGILGLLIGYLVARVRGSLVVRLIEQVSFVPMLIPSIAFGAIYLSLFARGGLLAPALYGTFALLLLVTVGKQLPYAARAGISAQMQVSKELEEAASVLSIPWHMRFARILFPLTRPAFLAGALIVFITTMRELSLYIMLVTPRIRLMATQAFWYTEVGFRQLADAFTVMLVVVILVVTGLVNLLNRLSGGRVRSVS, from the coding sequence GTGGATCGCGAACGTCCGGTAGCCCTTGCAGCGGTGAGGGCCGCGCGGTGGGCTGGGCGGCGGTTTGTGTCTCCGCAGTCCTTGCTCGCGGCCCTCCTGCTCGTCGTCCTGGCCTACCTGGTTGTCGCGCCGCTCTTCGCGGTCGTGACGACCTCACTGACCTGGCAGAGCGGAGACACCCGGTTCGCCGGCCCCGACATCGAGGTGGGGCGCTTCACGCTCTTCCACTGGCAGCGCGTGCTGAACAGCGAGCTCACCCGTAATCTGATTGTCCTGCCCATGATGCGGACGTTGACCGTGGCCCTGGGCGTCATGGTGATCGTAACAGTGGTCGGCGGGGCTCTCGCCTGGCTGGTGGTCCGCACCGATGTTGCGTTCAAGGGCGCCATCGCCACGCTTGCCGTGCTGCCCTATGTCCTGCCATCATGGACCATCGCGCTGGCGTGGTTGACGCTCTTCCGGAACCAGGGCGTGGGGGCGCCCAGGGGATTCCTGGAGTACGCGCTGGGATGGCAGGCGCCGGAGTGGCTGGTGTACGGCGGCGTGCCCATTGTCATCGCTCTGGGCATCCACTACTTCCCCTTTGGGTACCTGTTCCTCTCGGGCGCCCTGAAGAACCTCAACACCGAGCTTGAGGAATCGGCGGACGTGCTGGGCCTGAGCCGCTGGCAGACCCTCACCAGGATCACGTTCCCCATAGTCATGCCGGCGATCCTCTCGGTGCTCCTGCTGGCCTTCGCCCGCAGCATCGGGACGTTTGGGACGCCCGCGATCCTCGGCCTGCCGGCCCGTTACTATGTGGTTGCCACACAGATCTACTCTCTGAACCTGACAGGGCGCGCAAGCCAGGCCTACGTCGTGGCGCTCGCGCTAATGGCCATCGCAGCGGTCGGCCTCTACATCAACTTCAAGGTTCTTGGCACCCGCAAATCGTTCGACCTGGTCTCGGGCAAGGGCGGACGCTCCCGCATCGTATCCTTGGGGCGGTGGCGCATCCCGACCGGGGCGGCCGTACTGCTGTTCCTGATCGCGGTGGCCCTGTTTCCGCTCCTGCTGCTGTTCTGGTCGAGCCTGATGGCGAACCAGGGCGACTACAGTCTGGGCAACCTGTCGCTGCGACACTGGATCGGCGCCGGCACACCTGGCATCAACGATGGCGAGCCAGGCGTGCTGCGAAACCCACTGAATCTGACCGCGATGTGGAACAGCATCCGGCTGGGACTGCTCGGCGGGGTGGTCTGCGGTATCCTCGGCCTGCTGATCGGCTATCTCGTGGCAAGGGTGCGCGGCAGTCTCGTTGTGCGCCTGATCGAACAGGTATCGTTTGTGCCGATGTTGATTCCCTCAATCGCATTCGGGGCCATCTACCTCTCGCTGTTCGCGCGGGGCGGCCTCCTGGCGCCCGCGCTCTATGGGACGTTCGCTCTACTGCTGCTCGTCACCGTGGGGAAGCAGCTCCCGTACGCCGCCCGCGCCGGGATCAGTGCCCAGATGCAGGTTTCCAAGGAACTTGAAGAGGCGGCAAGCGTCCTGAGCATACCCTGGCACATGCGGTTCGCGCGGATCCTGTTCCCGCTCACCCGGCCGGCATTCCTGGCGGGTGCTCTGATCGTGTTCATAACCACCATGCGGGAACTCTCCCTGTACATCATGCTGGTCACGCCCCGGATCCGCCTGATGGCCACCCAGGCCTTCTGGTACACCGAGGTTGGCTTCCGGCAGCTTGCCGACGCCTTCACGGTCATGCTGGTCGTGGTCATCCTCGTGGTGACGGGACTCGTGAACCTGCTGAACCGGCTGTCCGGCGGAAGGGTTAGGAGCGTGTCATGA
- a CDS encoding ATP-binding protein produces MRAVRPPEPGAAFLRGLRRGLTAWYSAVLVATLVVSGLVLYLGLRDQLMRPVAEQLSASADFTAHRWQQSPAEACAPPAFGRSGYPRASPGTPPPPPRLPGRPPIYIACMDRQGSILGSMSFPGSETDPLPQAFLNPSLLGDALANGKASDVVDGGEEAGPIYRVAITVSNPTSGGVLGVVQVGRSIAQQTSALRLLRDLLFALGVLAVLIATIGGVLLANRALAPAQIALARQQTFISDASHELRTPLTLIRANAEVLLRHRDRPDPGDSGLVEDIVAETEHMERLTTNLLTLARLDAGQFHLEREPVDLREVAESVVRRLAPLAREKDVAVREDYGTGTRLLGDRQALEQAAVILLENAIKFTPPRGTVTLRTGAGDGLVSLIVEDTGIGISKEHLPRLGDRFYRVDPARSRDAGGAGLGLAIAFGIAAAHGGTVQISSTPKQGTRATLRLPTWKDSGGDPWAAKTA; encoded by the coding sequence ATGCGTGCCGTCCGCCCTCCCGAACCCGGAGCCGCGTTCCTGCGGGGCCTGCGCCGAGGGCTGACCGCGTGGTACAGCGCGGTGCTGGTCGCAACGCTGGTCGTCTCAGGTCTGGTTCTGTACCTCGGACTGCGGGATCAGCTCATGAGGCCGGTCGCAGAACAGCTGAGCGCCAGCGCCGACTTCACCGCCCACCGGTGGCAGCAGTCGCCGGCAGAGGCCTGCGCACCGCCGGCATTCGGCAGAAGCGGCTACCCGCGCGCGTCTCCAGGCACACCGCCTCCTCCTCCTCGCCTGCCCGGACGGCCGCCGATCTACATTGCCTGCATGGACCGGCAGGGGAGCATCCTCGGCTCGATGAGCTTCCCAGGAAGTGAGACCGATCCTCTGCCCCAGGCCTTCCTCAACCCGTCGCTCCTGGGGGACGCATTGGCCAATGGGAAGGCCAGTGACGTGGTGGACGGAGGTGAGGAGGCCGGACCGATCTATCGCGTCGCCATCACCGTCTCGAACCCCACCTCAGGCGGGGTGCTGGGCGTTGTGCAGGTGGGTCGTTCCATTGCCCAGCAGACGAGCGCGCTGCGGCTCCTGCGCGACCTGCTGTTTGCCCTCGGCGTGCTGGCCGTGCTGATCGCCACGATTGGCGGGGTGCTCCTTGCCAACCGGGCCCTAGCACCGGCTCAGATCGCGCTTGCCCGCCAGCAGACCTTCATATCGGACGCGTCGCACGAGCTGCGCACCCCCTTGACTCTCATCCGAGCAAATGCCGAAGTACTGCTCCGGCATCGGGACCGGCCCGACCCGGGCGACTCGGGACTAGTTGAGGACATCGTGGCCGAGACCGAGCACATGGAACGTCTGACCACCAACTTGCTGACACTCGCCCGGCTCGACGCCGGACAGTTCCATCTTGAGCGCGAGCCGGTAGACCTCAGAGAGGTGGCCGAAAGCGTCGTGCGCCGGCTCGCACCGCTGGCGCGGGAGAAGGACGTCGCCGTCCGCGAAGACTACGGTACAGGGACGCGCCTCCTCGGCGACCGGCAGGCCCTGGAGCAGGCGGCCGTAATCCTGCTAGAGAATGCCATCAAGTTCACGCCGCCGAGAGGGACGGTCACCCTCCGAACCGGCGCGGGTGACGGCCTGGTCAGCCTCATCGTCGAGGACACCGGCATCGGAATCAGCAAGGAGCACCTCCCACGCCTGGGAGATCGCTTCTATCGTGTGGACCCTGCCCGCTCCCGGGATGCGGGTGGCGCAGGTCTCGGCCTTGCGATTGCGTTTGGGATCGCTGCGGCTCACGGGGGGACGGTACAGATCTCCAGCACGCCCAAGCAGGGCACGCGGGCGACGTTGCGGCTGCCTACTTGGAAGGATTCCGGCGGCGACCCTTGGGCTGCGAAAACTGCTTGA
- a CDS encoding CBS domain-containing protein translates to MRTVEQAMTTNVVTIGQDRAVGEAVTLMLDRDVSVLPVVSKERLVGVVAMRDLLRAPPYRLVSEVMSREPPAARPGTNLAAAFDLMDKRQIGYLPVLDDDRLVGLITREDILKALGRPVDPLTELPWGTTVRDRAIEYLRDGLEITILFLDLDDFRSVNRRFGHAVGDRCIRTVAEALLATVDSDRDLLCRYGGDEFAILTTRPQEEAQALGLRALEAICGLQLPGVPPGFTLGASMGIAGGKRTTERQDVHFAATVDDLITIASRQSTQAKSEKILAAGESAGGRVLPEPRLQLRRVNLSAGDGNATVIVELGLGSDRYIGETTGPDMGSVPLRLLAESTLAAVNQALRGGWRTAVEEVHALHIPAGTALAVTALLGGPGQPTERLIGCAAAESDLGQGVVRATLLAVNRRLGHLLE, encoded by the coding sequence TTGCGCACCGTCGAGCAGGCAATGACCACGAACGTGGTCACCATCGGGCAGGACCGCGCTGTCGGCGAGGCTGTTACACTCATGCTTGACCGCGACGTGAGCGTCCTCCCCGTGGTCAGCAAGGAGCGCTTAGTCGGCGTCGTCGCGATGCGGGATCTCCTCCGCGCCCCGCCCTACCGGCTGGTCAGCGAGGTGATGTCCCGAGAACCTCCTGCCGCACGCCCCGGAACGAACCTGGCCGCCGCTTTCGACCTGATGGACAAACGGCAGATCGGCTACCTTCCGGTCCTGGACGACGACCGTCTGGTCGGTCTCATCACGCGGGAGGACATCCTCAAGGCGCTGGGGCGCCCGGTGGACCCGCTGACGGAGCTTCCATGGGGGACCACCGTCCGCGATAGGGCAATCGAGTACCTGCGGGACGGACTCGAGATCACCATCCTCTTCCTCGATCTCGACGACTTCCGGTCGGTCAACAGGCGGTTCGGACACGCGGTGGGTGATCGTTGCATCCGGACGGTCGCCGAGGCGCTGCTCGCCACAGTGGACTCCGATCGCGACCTGCTCTGCCGGTACGGCGGCGACGAGTTCGCCATCCTGACCACACGACCGCAGGAAGAGGCGCAGGCGCTGGGCCTCAGGGCCCTTGAGGCCATCTGTGGGCTGCAATTGCCCGGGGTACCGCCGGGATTCACCCTGGGGGCAAGCATGGGCATCGCCGGTGGGAAGCGGACGACGGAGCGGCAGGACGTCCACTTCGCGGCGACGGTGGACGATCTCATCACCATCGCGAGCCGGCAGTCCACGCAGGCCAAGAGTGAGAAGATCCTGGCTGCGGGCGAATCTGCCGGGGGGCGAGTGTTGCCAGAACCGCGCCTGCAACTCCGGCGGGTCAACCTGTCCGCCGGGGACGGCAACGCAACGGTCATCGTCGAGTTGGGTCTGGGATCCGATCGCTATATCGGCGAGACCACAGGGCCGGACATGGGCTCGGTCCCGCTGCGGCTGCTGGCGGAATCCACGCTGGCGGCGGTGAACCAGGCGCTGCGCGGCGGGTGGCGGACGGCTGTGGAGGAGGTCCACGCTCTCCACATCCCCGCTGGCACGGCACTGGCTGTGACCGCCCTGCTGGGCGGGCCGGGCCAGCCCACCGAGCGCCTCATCGGCTGCGCGGCGGCGGAAAGCGACCTCGGGCAGGGCGTCGTACGGGCGACGCTGCTGGCGGTCAACCGCCGGCTGGGTCACCTGTTGGAGTGA
- a CDS encoding HAD-IIA family hydrolase: MSTVALDGVRQFMFDLDGCIWYGGLPAPGAVALISALRTAGRGVFFLSNVSGATASALSVRLSEAGIKTNPEAVMGPLSVLPRHPRLRDRPPVLVLGTDAVRAVLKQANVPVVKDPMAARVVIVGRDPRMTYGDLATAVRALDQGAALLALNLDRRVPSTNGVFVPGVGAIVAALTAASGTQPEVVGKPSAFFFTEAIRHFGIHASETVMVGDSLDSDVAGGMRVGLRTVLVGTGVGGPQPGVHPDLHVRDLDELRRLLIPD, encoded by the coding sequence GTGAGCACCGTCGCGCTTGACGGGGTCCGGCAGTTCATGTTCGACCTCGACGGATGCATCTGGTACGGCGGGTTGCCGGCTCCAGGAGCGGTCGCGCTCATCTCCGCGCTGCGGACGGCGGGCCGCGGCGTATTCTTCCTCTCGAACGTCTCCGGCGCGACGGCGTCTGCCCTGTCCGTCAGGCTGAGCGAGGCCGGGATCAAGACCAACCCGGAGGCGGTCATGGGGCCGCTCAGCGTCCTTCCCAGGCATCCGCGCCTCCGCGACCGGCCGCCGGTGCTGGTTCTCGGCACCGACGCCGTGCGTGCGGTGCTCAAACAGGCGAACGTGCCTGTGGTCAAAGATCCCATGGCGGCACGCGTCGTGATCGTCGGGCGCGACCCACGCATGACCTACGGCGACCTGGCGACGGCGGTCCGGGCACTCGATCAAGGCGCGGCGCTCCTGGCCTTGAATCTCGACCGCCGGGTGCCCTCGACGAACGGGGTCTTCGTGCCCGGCGTGGGAGCCATCGTCGCGGCGCTCACGGCCGCATCGGGAACGCAGCCTGAGGTCGTGGGTAAGCCGTCGGCGTTCTTCTTCACGGAAGCCATCAGGCACTTCGGGATCCACGCCTCGGAGACCGTGATGGTGGGCGACTCGCTCGATTCCGACGTGGCCGGAGGGATGCGTGTCGGCCTGCGCACGGTGCTCGTCGGGACAGGCGTCGGCGGCCCACAGCCGGGCGTCCATCCGGACCTGCACGTGCGGGATCTGGACGAGCTGCGCCGGCTGCTGATTCCAGACTGA
- a CDS encoding nitroreductase family protein: MKPTAVPELILKRRSIRAYTDAPVTEDQVRALLQAAMAAPSANDVRPWAFIVVRDPERRRALAQTHRWASMCDGSPVVIVVLGDPAASDHWVEDCSAATENLLLAAVGLGLGTVWVAVYPREQREAYVRDELGIPDRLRVLCVVPVGHPAETKPPRTRYDESRVHHESFGNQT, translated from the coding sequence ATGAAACCAACCGCGGTACCAGAACTGATCCTGAAGCGGCGGAGCATCCGGGCTTACACCGATGCCCCCGTGACCGAGGACCAGGTCAGGGCTCTGCTCCAGGCCGCCATGGCCGCGCCGTCGGCCAACGATGTCCGCCCATGGGCATTCATCGTGGTCCGCGACCCGGAACGGCGCCGCGCGCTGGCCCAGACTCATCGGTGGGCCTCCATGTGTGACGGCTCACCGGTGGTCATCGTGGTACTCGGCGATCCCGCCGCGTCCGACCACTGGGTCGAAGACTGCAGCGCGGCCACTGAGAACCTGCTCCTGGCGGCCGTTGGGCTCGGTCTGGGGACGGTGTGGGTAGCGGTCTACCCTCGCGAGCAGCGCGAGGCCTATGTGCGCGATGAACTGGGCATTCCTGACCGACTGCGGGTGCTGTGCGTGGTGCCGGTCGGCCATCCGGCCGAAACGAAGCCCCCTCGCACCCGGTACGACGAGAGCAGGGTGCATCACGAGTCCTTCGGGAACCAGACCTGA
- a CDS encoding 4Fe-4S binding protein, with protein sequence MGVQLGAVKRRPKGPAAYWNVQNARHLVQAGFLATVVNMAVQRALAAGGAFASTPPPEAYCPFGGIETLYRWVTTGKYINHAAPSNLIVLGAVLLGSLALKSSFCGWICPFGTLQEALTGITRFFERRFRPVARLAKTLKAHTRGLEAVDRYLRWGKYLVLAYFLYGTIVAARMVFRPYDPYITALNINEATLGPGLIILISTVVLSFFMERPWCKYLCPLSPIVGLVGKLAPVKIERTGTYCKDCSICGVTCPMNLPLATATRVTAVDCNDCLKCVGACPRAGALDLVLRWPWAKPAVLQ encoded by the coding sequence ATGGGAGTGCAACTCGGAGCAGTCAAGCGCAGGCCCAAGGGTCCCGCCGCCTACTGGAATGTTCAAAACGCCCGGCATCTCGTGCAGGCGGGGTTCCTGGCGACGGTCGTCAACATGGCGGTCCAGCGAGCGCTGGCAGCAGGGGGCGCCTTCGCCTCCACACCTCCGCCCGAAGCCTACTGCCCCTTCGGCGGGATCGAGACACTCTACAGGTGGGTGACCACAGGCAAGTACATCAATCATGCCGCCCCATCCAACCTGATCGTACTGGGCGCCGTGCTGCTTGGATCTCTGGCCCTCAAGTCCTCGTTTTGTGGCTGGATCTGTCCCTTCGGGACGCTCCAGGAGGCGCTGACCGGCATAACACGGTTCTTCGAGCGTCGTTTCAGGCCGGTGGCCAGACTTGCGAAGACCCTCAAGGCGCATACCAGGGGCCTTGAGGCGGTTGACCGCTATCTTCGGTGGGGCAAGTACCTGGTGCTCGCCTACTTCCTCTACGGCACGATCGTGGCTGCGCGCATGGTCTTCCGGCCGTACGATCCCTACATCACGGCCCTGAACATCAACGAAGCAACCCTCGGCCCCGGCCTGATCATCCTGATCTCCACTGTGGTCCTTTCGTTCTTCATGGAGCGGCCTTGGTGCAAGTACCTGTGCCCGCTCTCCCCGATCGTCGGGCTGGTGGGCAAACTGGCGCCGGTGAAGATCGAGCGCACCGGCACTTACTGCAAGGATTGTTCCATCTGTGGTGTCACGTGCCCGATGAACCTGCCCTTGGCGACGGCGACCCGGGTTACGGCCGTGGACTGCAACGACTGCCTGAAGTGCGTGGGCGCCTGTCCGCGTGCTGGCGCGCTGGACCTCGTCCTGCGCTGGCCGTGGGCAAAGCCGGCGGTCTTGCAGTAG
- a CDS encoding substrate-binding domain-containing protein, whose product MHRVLPLFIAAVLAVLLVMPSGAQPRVPAEVDAWLKQANLGPYAPSKEDWRAVYLAARREGKVTVYTSSSRVPPLKKEFETMFPGVEFEAFQLGTAASIDRLEREQRAGIYNADVIHASGYAAQYHRLFRRHMIFAFVPPELVKVIPREFREPLVAQRLEARGIFYNTKVSPDSPIKSWWDLTRPEWRGRLSMVDPMVDASSLDFITQLVGSALPMAKDYERVFGQRLRLTTPNAGYELLKGILANRPRFFRRHGDALPVVGDPNATEPRIGISMVFSQLRDVKDPERGNLQAWAVTQLTPYAGMSYPSLMNIANRAPHPNAAKLLIRYFFGDAKGGQGMAPFLVPGNWPARIDVRPSDDPHWIPYEKINFKIMDPEAIWRVQTEVQDWWIANVR is encoded by the coding sequence ATGCATAGAGTCCTGCCCCTGTTCATCGCCGCCGTACTGGCGGTGCTGCTGGTGATGCCCTCGGGCGCGCAGCCGCGCGTCCCCGCCGAAGTGGATGCCTGGCTGAAGCAGGCGAACCTTGGGCCCTACGCGCCGTCCAAGGAGGACTGGAGGGCGGTCTATCTGGCCGCCCGGCGCGAGGGGAAGGTGACGGTGTACACGAGTTCGTCCCGGGTGCCCCCGCTGAAGAAGGAGTTCGAGACAATGTTCCCCGGGGTCGAGTTCGAGGCGTTCCAACTGGGGACCGCGGCGTCGATAGACCGCCTTGAGCGCGAGCAGCGCGCGGGCATCTATAACGCCGACGTAATCCACGCGTCGGGCTACGCGGCGCAGTACCACCGGCTCTTCAGACGCCACATGATCTTCGCTTTCGTGCCGCCGGAGCTCGTGAAGGTGATTCCACGGGAGTTCCGCGAGCCGCTCGTCGCGCAGCGGCTGGAGGCGCGGGGAATCTTCTACAACACCAAGGTATCGCCCGACTCGCCTATCAAATCGTGGTGGGACCTCACCCGGCCCGAGTGGCGCGGACGCCTCTCGATGGTTGACCCGATGGTGGACGCCTCATCACTGGACTTCATCACGCAGCTCGTCGGTAGCGCCCTGCCGATGGCAAAGGACTACGAGCGAGTGTTCGGGCAGCGGCTCCGCCTGACAACTCCGAACGCCGGCTATGAACTCCTGAAGGGCATCCTGGCCAACCGGCCTCGGTTCTTCCGGCGCCACGGGGATGCACTCCCGGTGGTCGGCGATCCCAATGCCACGGAGCCCCGCATAGGCATCTCGATGGTGTTCTCTCAGCTCCGCGACGTGAAGGACCCGGAGCGCGGCAACCTGCAGGCCTGGGCGGTGACCCAGCTTACACCGTACGCCGGCATGTCCTACCCGAGTCTCATGAACATCGCCAATCGGGCGCCGCACCCGAACGCGGCCAAGCTGCTGATCCGGTACTTCTTCGGCGATGCGAAAGGCGGCCAGGGAATGGCGCCGTTCTTGGTGCCCGGCAACTGGCCGGCGCGTATTGACGTGCGCCCGTCGGACGATCCCCACTGGATCCCATACGAGAAGATCAACTTCAAGATCATGGATCCTGAGGCGATCTGGAGAGTCCAGACCGAGGTTCAGGACTGGTGGATCGCGAACGTCCGGTAG
- a CDS encoding GntR family transcriptional regulator, protein MATSTHLIAAYLRIEQDIRMLIDSGAFRSGDQIPTEDELCNRYGVAKMTVRQGLSRLVASGVLIRRRGIGTFVAAPKIERAGNRLLGFEEDARAHGVAPSTEVLARNWADATPDEAETLGLSPDAQVFRIDRLRRTDGEPIALNTILLPPVVGRLLEHLDFGRSLYALAAEALGQSVAYADQRVEAVTANRNQAALLSVADGSALLRVQRVTYLSDGRLLGLTRSHYRGDRYFIALRIER, encoded by the coding sequence ATGGCTACCTCGACCCATCTGATCGCCGCATACCTCCGCATCGAACAAGACATCAGGATGCTCATAGACTCGGGGGCCTTCCGCTCCGGGGATCAAATCCCTACTGAGGACGAGCTGTGCAACAGGTACGGTGTAGCCAAGATGACCGTGCGGCAGGGGCTCAGCAGACTGGTCGCCAGCGGGGTCCTCATTCGGCGCAGGGGCATCGGCACGTTCGTGGCCGCCCCGAAGATCGAGCGCGCCGGCAATCGGCTGTTGGGCTTCGAGGAGGACGCCCGGGCCCACGGCGTGGCGCCGTCCACCGAGGTATTGGCCAGGAACTGGGCGGATGCGACGCCTGACGAGGCCGAGACCCTCGGGCTGAGCCCTGACGCCCAGGTCTTCCGCATCGACCGCCTACGCCGGACGGACGGAGAGCCAATAGCCCTCAACACTATCCTCCTTCCTCCCGTCGTCGGCCGTCTGCTGGAACACCTGGACTTCGGGCGGTCCCTCTACGCCCTGGCGGCGGAGGCCCTGGGGCAGTCCGTTGCGTACGCGGATCAGCGCGTGGAAGCCGTAACGGCCAACCGGAATCAGGCGGCGCTGCTCAGTGTCGCCGATGGGAGCGCGCTGTTGAGAGTCCAGCGGGTCACCTACCTCAGCGATGGCCGGCTGCTGGGGTTGACGCGCAGTCACTACCGGGGAGATCGGTACTTCATAGCGCTCAGGATTGAGCGTTGA
- a CDS encoding ABC transporter ATP-binding protein — translation MRIAVRNLTKRWGSVTAVDDVTLEFDSGGFTTLLGPSGCGKTTMLRMIAGLEEANAGEIRMDDRPVFSSAEMINVPPGGRSLGLVFQSYALWPHMTVFQNIALGLAHRGARGNDLARRVREALERVRLHGMEGRYPSELSGGQQQRVAIARMIAVEPAILLLDEPLSNLDAKLRLEMRAELKRLHHDLGMTVVYVTHDQIEALTLSTKVAVMDHGHVLQYDEPDVVYRSPATRFVAEFTANPVMNFLDVEVTEQGTVTVPGAFALSSNGPIQRPGRYLLAVRPEDCRVFENAMPGAVPFRVYADLSAGPDQFLQVRSNGVQLTVRTERRIRVSSDQEVHIAFVGEHFHFFDAGTGERMAW, via the coding sequence ATGAGGATCGCGGTTCGAAACCTGACCAAGCGCTGGGGATCCGTCACCGCGGTTGACGACGTGACGCTGGAGTTTGACTCCGGAGGGTTCACCACCCTCCTGGGCCCGTCGGGTTGCGGCAAGACAACCATGCTGCGCATGATCGCCGGGCTCGAGGAAGCCAACGCCGGTGAGATCCGGATGGACGATCGCCCTGTGTTCTCGTCCGCCGAGATGATCAACGTGCCGCCCGGGGGGCGAAGCCTGGGGCTCGTCTTCCAGTCTTACGCGCTGTGGCCCCATATGACGGTCTTCCAGAACATCGCGCTGGGCCTTGCCCATCGCGGAGCGCGCGGGAACGATCTCGCGCGGCGCGTCCGAGAGGCCCTTGAGCGCGTCCGCCTCCACGGGATGGAGGGACGCTACCCCTCTGAGCTGTCGGGCGGGCAGCAGCAGCGCGTGGCAATCGCCCGCATGATCGCCGTGGAACCTGCCATCCTGCTGCTCGACGAGCCGCTCTCCAACCTCGACGCCAAACTCCGGCTGGAGATGCGCGCCGAGCTCAAGCGCCTGCACCACGACCTGGGCATGACCGTCGTCTACGTGACGCACGACCAGATCGAGGCGCTCACGCTGTCCACGAAGGTCGCCGTCATGGACCACGGCCACGTCCTGCAGTACGACGAGCCCGATGTCGTGTACCGCTCGCCGGCGACGCGGTTCGTCGCCGAGTTCACGGCCAACCCAGTGATGAACTTCCTCGACGTGGAGGTGACCGAGCAGGGGACCGTGACCGTACCGGGCGCCTTTGCCCTTTCCTCGAACGGCCCGATACAGCGGCCTGGGCGCTATCTGCTCGCCGTCCGTCCCGAGGATTGCCGGGTCTTTGAGAACGCGATGCCGGGGGCGGTGCCCTTCCGCGTGTACGCCGATCTCTCGGCCGGGCCGGATCAGTTCCTGCAGGTGCGTTCCAACGGTGTCCAGTTGACCGTGCGGACCGAGCGGCGCATCCGGGTGAGCTCGGACCAGGAAGTCCACATCGCGTTTGTCGGCGAGCACTTCCACTTCTTTGATGCGGGCACCGGCGAGAGGATGGCATGGTGA